AGAAAGTTCAAAAAACCATGGATACCCGGTTTTGCTTACAAGGCTAAATGCAGAAAATGCAATCAGATCGAGGGGAAGCGCTAACTTCCCCTCGACCCTAACTACTGGCTGTCACGGCCAGCGAGTAGCTATCAGAAGTATATCGGATTCTATGCCGATATTCTCTACAGCACTCGGGTTTGAATTTTCTGTTTCCAGTGTGGGAACAGGTCAAATGTTTGTCCGTATTTGGTGCAAACGATGTCGAAATCTGATAGGGTTGCTGTTTGGTTTAATAGTCTCGGAGTGTGTCAGCACTGCGGAAAAGCTATTGAATATCTTGGCGTGTGGGACAACGACCACGTTCTGCCAAAGTCAAAAGGTGGATCCAACGGACTCGAAAATCGTCAAATGCTTTGCGCCAAGTGCAATCGCTCAAAGGGTGCATTAGATGACGAAATTGCAAAAGCTCGAGTTAGAGACCGTGACCTTTAAATGGGATCCGAATGATTCTAAGACCAGAACTCCATATATTGCTGACGCTGTAAGCAAGATAGTTGCCGGATATAGCGATGGATCCCCAAAGGTTGCGGCATCGATTCCGCCAAGGTTTGGGAAAAGCAACATCATCTATGCTGTTGCTCAGGAATTGCGTGTTGCTCACCAGTGTCCAGCAACGATTGTTATTGCTCCGTGGACAACGCTTGCAGAACAACTTCGAGACGAGAAGAAATACATAGATCACCTGAAGCATTACGAAACTAGGGGAGATACTTTTGCGACTGGCGATCCGAATTTGCGGGATCCGTATTGGTCGGAAGCGCGGACGGGTGCATCAAATCCGTTCACTCTGTTCACAACAACAATCGGAAAAGCAAATCTCAATACAAGGGTACTCTTAAACGGTTTCAAGTTATGCCGTGAGCGGACTGGTAAGCGCGGGACTCTCGTAATTGATGAGTGTCATCTTCTAAAGGGCGATAAGCCTTGGGGCGATCTATATGAATCTGCCATCGCGGCGGGGGTTTATTGCGTTGTCATGACGGGCACGCCGTATCGGTCTGATAAGACAACTCTTCCAGGGTTCGCATATTCCGACGTTTCTGAAAAATCGGCAGTTGTTTCCAGGTTTGCGTTTAAGGAGATTGTCGGAACCAAGATACATGGAGAAACAGTCAAATCCCAGAATAACACAGTCTGCAAAGAGATCATGCCTGACGTTTCCATCACTTGGGCCGGACGGCTCGTGCGGTGCGATGTGCAGGCTTTCTGCGATTTAGGTCGATTGCAATGTTCGTATCCCAATCCAGCCGAAGGCGATCCGGTAACCTCACTAAGTGAAATGGGGCCGGCACGCAAGAATCTTCGGGCAATGGTTGAGTCTCCAACTCTATTGCAGAAGTGTTGCGAAACGACAATTGACAGGTGGTTATCTTCCGAACCAGACTGGCAAGAAAAGAGACCGCAATGGATGGTAATGGCGGGTTCGGACTTTGGTAATGACGATGGTTAAAACTCTACGATTTCAAATCGTCATGCAAAGGCCATCCAGCGAGCGTTGCTGAAAAATCGCTAGCGACCGTGGCTCGCAACGACATAAGGGGTCAAAGTTGCGACACTCGCTAATCAAGACTCCAATCCTGACAACCCAAAGGATTTTAAGGACGGGAAGGTTGATATTCTTGTCGTGAAGATGATGGGTGTTGTTGGGCTTGACCTCGATACTATAGCTGGCTGTACGTTGCTTTCTACAATTCGCAGTGGACCCATTTGGGCTCAGTTCATTACTCGCTGTGCAACTGTTCGTAAAGACCGCAAGGCGAAGACTGGCCAGTTGATTCACCAGCGGACGAACTTTGTAAAGAACAATTCAGTCGGTTGTTGCCGATGCTGGTGGCGATGCAAAGTCAGTCACATCGGAAGAGATAAGCCGTGAAGAAAAGATACTTGAAAAGCAAAGCGTGGAGGTTGATGTTGATAACGCATTCATCAACGGCTATTCGGATAACGAGAGGAAGCATTCAAATGGCGACCTCGAGAAAGACATTGCTTGGTCAGGAAGAATCTGCGTCCAAACCTAACGGATCCTGAAATATCTTTCCAGTTGCGTCTGGGTATTATCCGTGTCCCTGAAAATGCCGTCGTTGCTCAAGAAGAAGACTCGGTCTCCTTCAGTTAATTTTGAAGACGGCACTAAGGAAGCTAAGGAATTAAGAGACAAAATAAACGCATGCGCTAAAGCGTTCGCTAACTCTCGAGTTGCGTACAGCAAAAATAGTCCAGCAAAATGGACCGCCTGCCTTTCGGAGTTCATCACACAGTTAAAGCGCCGTTGCGGTGTAAATCCTGGAATCTCTCTCGATGAAATAAGCAACAACGCGACACTGAAGGCGATGTGCGAAATGGCAAAGGTGTCGAAATGAGCAGATTCAAAGTCCCCGCCGTAATGGGAAGCATTCCCGATTT
The genomic region above belongs to bacterium and contains:
- a CDS encoding HNH endonuclease, which translates into the protein MSKSDRVAVWFNSLGVCQHCGKAIEYLGVWDNDHVLPKSKGGSNGLENRQMLCAKCNRSKGALDDEIAKARVRDRDL
- a CDS encoding DEAD/DEAH box helicase family protein, encoding MTFKWDPNDSKTRTPYIADAVSKIVAGYSDGSPKVAASIPPRFGKSNIIYAVAQELRVAHQCPATIVIAPWTTLAEQLRDEKKYIDHLKHYETRGDTFATGDPNLRDPYWSEARTGASNPFTLFTTTIGKANLNTRVLLNGFKLCRERTGKRGTLVIDECHLLKGDKPWGDLYESAIAAGVYCVVMTGTPYRSDKTTLPGFAYSDVSEKSAVVSRFAFKEIVGTKIHGETVKSQNNTVCKEIMPDVSITWAGRLVRCDVQAFCDLGRLQCSYPNPAEGDPVTSLSEMGPARKNLRAMVESPTLLQKCCETTIDRWLSSEPDWQEKRPQWMVMAGSDFGNDDG